The DNA sequence TATTGAGCTTGTTTTTATAAAACGAGAAGATATGATGAAATTTGCCTTCGATGAGAGCAAGGTCAAAGGCTTTGGGCTCATCTTTGCTTATTTGTGGTGGGAGAAATTTAAAAGCTAAAACGATATCTTTTTAATAAGCGCAAAAACAACGACTGCCACTAAAAAGATGCCAACTAATATCACATAATCAGACATAACAAGCCTTTAAATTTAAATTTTGGCTTATTGTAACCAAAAATTTAAATAAAGTAAGAACTTTATAACCGCACATATCATAAAATAACTCAAAAACGCACAAGGAGAAGATGATGAGCGAAAATGAAACTCTTTTTATAAACCGAGAATTAAGCTGGCTACGCTTTAATTCAAGGGTGCTCACTCAGTGTGAAAAGGAAATTCCTTTACTTGAAAAGCTAAAATTTATAGCCATTTATATGACAAATCTAGACGAGTTTTATATGATCAGAGTCGCTGGCTTAAAGCAGCTCTTTGCAGCTGGAGCTACTACAAGCAGTGGCGATGGCATGAGCCCACTTGATCAGCTAAGAGAGATTAGAAAATATCTACAAAATGAGCAAAATTTAGTAGAAGATCACTATAAAAAAACAGTAAATGCTCTTAGCAAAGAGGGACTTTTTATAAAAAATTATGACGAGCTTGATGATAGCTTGAAGCAAAAGTGCGACGAATACTTTTTCTCAAATATCTTGCCAGTCATCGTGCCTATCGCTGTCGATGCGACTCATCCATTTCCGCACCTAAACAACCTTAGCTTCTCGCTTGCAGTTAAGCTTGCTGATATCGAGCATCCAGAAATTTTAAAATACGGCATGATAAGAATTTCAAGAGTCTTGCCACGTTTTACACAGCCAAGTAGCAATGTTTTTGTGCCGATTGAAACGATCGTACATCGCCATGCAGAAGAAATTTTTCCAGGGTATAAGCTACTTAGCTCGGCTGCTTTTAGAGTTACACGAAACGCTGATATCGTCATCGAAGAAGAAGAGGCAGATGATTTTATGATGATACTTGAGCAAGGGCTAAAGCTTCGCAGAAAAGGGGCTTTTGTTCGTATGCAAATCGATAAAAACGTAGACGCTGATATCTTGGAATTCTTAAATTTTCATATGAAAATCTTTCATAAAGATGTCTATTTTTCAAGCATTCCGCTCACTCTTAGCTCGCTTTGGGAGATAGCTGGAAGCAAAAATTTTACCCACCTAGCAAATGCACCTTACGTTCCAAAAACGCTACCACCATTTGGCAATGGCATATCTGTATTTGACGCCATAGATAAAGAAGATGTGCTCTTAGTGCATCCATTTGAGAGTTTTGATCCAGTTGTAAGCTTTATAAAAGAAGCTAGTAAAGATCCAAAAGTCATATCTATTCGAATGACACTTTATAGAGTCGATAAAAGCTCACCAATAATTCAAAGTCTAATAGACGCCGCAAGTGACGGCAAGCAAGTAACCGTGATGGTTGAGCTAAAGGCAAGGTTTGATGAGGAAAATAACCTACACTGGGCAAAGGCACTTGAAGATGCTGGGGCGCACGTGATATATGGCATCACAGGCTTTAAGGTGCATGCAAAAGTTAGCCAGGTCATCCGCCAAATCGGCGATAAGCTTAAATTTTATATGCACTTTGGCACAGGCAACTACAACGGCAGTTCGGCTAAAATTTACACCGACGTTAGTCTATTTACGAGCAAAGAAGAATTTAGCCAGGATACGACTTCGTTTTTTCACATCCTCTCAGGATATAATAAAAATCGCCGTCTAAACGCTCTTAGCATGTCGCCTTTTCAGATAAAAGAGCGCATTATCGAAAAGATAAGAGTGGAAGCTAGCAAAGGCAGCGAGGGTAGGATCATCGCCAAAATGAACGCACTAATCGACGAAGATGTGATAAATGAGCTTAGCCGCGCATCAAACACAGGTGTGAAGATCGATCTCATAGTTCGTGGTGTGTGCGGACTAAGGCCTGGCATAAAAGGTAAAAGTGAAAACATAAAAGTTCGCTCAATAATCGGCAAATACTTAGAGCACGCTAGAATTTTATACTTTAAACATGCTCAGCCAAAAATTTATATCTCAAGTGCTGACTGGATGCCGAGAAATCTAGAGCGTCGCTTGGAGCTTATGACACCTATCTTTGAACCAAGGCTTCAAGAGAGGTTGCTTGAAATTTTAGAGCTTCAGCTAAGCGATAATGACCTAGCTTTTGAGCTACAAAATAGCGGTGAATACGTAAAAGTAGCAAGAAGTGAAAATGAAAAAGTAATATCTTGTCACGAAGTTTTGGAAAATTATATATCTAAAATTTACAAATCCGTAAAAAAAGATACAGATAAAGCAAAAGCCGATATGCTCGCAAGCAAGCTCTTAAAAGAGAGCTAAAAATAAATTAAGCTTTTAGACCTAGTCTAAAAGCTATTTTTTAATCAGCATAAAAAACACCAGCATTTGATTAAGTAAGTCTTATTAAAAATTTCAAATCTGCAGCAAAAAGTAAAATTTATAAATTTACTTGAGCCCCTCAAAGCTAGCCAAATATTTCAAATTTTTTAAATAGCTCTGGCTCATCTTTTACTATACCGCGCTTAACTAGATCAGCAACAACTTCGCGGTCACAATCCGTTTGTAGCGGCCAGCCTCTCGTATATCCCTCACGCTCATCTTTACTAGTGGCATCTACGCAGAAATTTTCACCATCTATGAAAATATCACGCAATGCATCAATATTATTTGTCACACGCCAAAGTAGCATATATGGGTTTTCAAGGTGATTTTGCATATCTACAACGATAAGGAGTTTGAAAAATTCTCTAAATGTCAAAAGCTTGTCAAAAAGCTCTTTTACCACACAATCTTTTTCAAATTTCACCACACAAATAGGCGTTTTGGTATCCGTTTTAAACTGCTTAAGTTCTTTTACATTTGGAGCTATACTTTGGAACTTAGCTAAAAGCTCGCTGTCGCTTAAAACCACAGGGCTAAATTTACAAAAATCCTGCGTCGCATCTACGCCGAGTTTGCCGCCAAAGCACGAATTTGGACTAGCGTGATCAAGCTGATCGCACACGCCTTGGCTTATTAGCACACTTTGGCTACCAAAACGATTTAGAACAAAGCTAGTAAATTCATCATAATCTTTAAGCTCAGGCGCATCGGCTCCAACAAAAATGGCATGTTTTACAAAGCTCATCTGCCCAACGCCCCAAAATGCGTGCATGGCCTGCTTTGCATGAGCTGGATAGAGCGTATTTATCTTGGCTAAGATTAGGTTGTGAAAAACGCCATTTTCAGGCATATTGTAGTCCAGTAGTTCAGGCACGGTCGTTCGCAAAAGTGGCAAAAAAACCCGCTCAGTCGCCCAGCCCATATATTTATCCTCAAGTGGCGGCTTTCCAACCACAGTCGCGTGAAATACCGGCTCATGCTTGCTAGTTATCGCCGTTACATCCATCACTGGAAAAGGCTCGATAGGCGTATAAAAGCCGGTATGATCGCCAAATGGCCCCTCAAGCTCGCACTTAGTCGTATCCACAAAGCCCTCTATCACGTAGTCTGCATCGTGCGGGACGTAAATTTCATTCGTTAAGGATTTTACAAGTTTGGCTGGCTCTTTGCGGATAAAACCATAAAGCAAAAGTTCAAAAATTCCCTTTGGAAGCGGTGCTTGCCCGCACCAAATATAAAGCGGATCACCGCCAATGGCTACAGAGACTGGCATTTTTTTACCTGCACGCTTGTATTCGTGAAAGAAATTTGCACCGTCTTTGTGGATCTGCCAGTGCATGCCAAGGCGATTTTTGTCATAAATTTGCAGTCTATACATGCCTAAATTTTGCAAATTTCCATCCAAGCTTTGCGTATAAACCTGGCCCATAGTGATAAAAGCACCTCCGTCATGCGGCCATGTCTTTAGCGCCGGAAGCGATAGCAAATCAGCATCCTCACTTATAAGTTTCACCTGCTGGCACTCACCCTCACCTTTTAATCTCTTAGTAAAAATTTTTCTCATGCTAAAAAGATAGGCTAAAAAATCAAGCTTTTCTTTGAAATTCTCTGGTCTTTTGGGCTTTAAAAGCTTTTCTATCTCGGCTGCGATCTCATCAGGCTGCACGCCAAATATTAGCCCAAGTGCGCGTTTTGAGCCATAGATATTTGTAAGCACTGGGGCAAATTTACGCCCAGTTTTTTTGCAGACTGGGTTTTTAAAAAGTAGCGCTTGCGAGCCCTCACGCTTGACCTCGATATAGCTAGCGTGTGCGATCTCAAGATCAATATCTACTGGCTCGTCGATAACACGAAGTAGATTATTTTCTTTTAAAAGCTTGATGTAGTCCATATTTCGCCTTTTTGATTTTTGGGCGATTTTAGCCAAAAATAGCTGAAAAAGGCGAAGCAAAGCGGATAGCTATTATTTACCGCACGCACCGATAGCTATCAGAGTATCGATCGCTGTTTCGGAAGCAGTCTTTGCGGTATTGCCTCGCCGTTTAAATAGACACAAGCACTAAATTTATACTCCATTGTCATAACGTCCGCAAACTAGCGTTCAACGCACAGCCACACATGGCCAGCATACTTACGTCTTTTCCAAAGTAATTCATCACAAATTTTTTGTTAGGTTAAACACTAGATGGCATCGTGGTTTTGAAAACGGCAGTAAATTTTGTAAATTTAATCTTTTTTTGCAAATTGATTAAATTTATAGCTACTCTAACAACTCACCAAATATCTCTTTGCTATATTTCATAAAGCGCTCATTAAGCTTTACGCTCTCGGTATCTATGCAAATGAGACTATCTTGTATCTCAAAAATGATGCTCTTATCAGTGATCTTTACTCGTTTTCAAGCGTTGTAGCAAACGTCGCCGTTGCACTCTGCGTATATGCCGTTTATATCGGCGTTTTCGTCGTCATCACTTTTTAGTTTGATCGGTCTTTGAAAGATTATGTAGTTTTTGTAGTCGTATTTGTCGTCTGCAAGACCGATCATATAGTAGTTGTCTTTGCTATTTTTAGTAGCGGTTAGGGCTTTTGCTTTAAATTTTAGCTCAAACACACTCTAAGCCATCTCTTCAGCGCGTTTTAAAAGCTCTTTTGCCCCTTTTTCTATAAATTTATGAGCTAGCTCCTTACCAACGCTTTGAAATTTATCTTTGCTAATCTTTAAGCTATCTTTTATAAACTCGCTTCCATCAGGCAGACCAACGATCGCATCGATAGAAATTTCATCACCTTTTAGCCTTGCACTTATGCCTATTGGTACCTGGCAGCCGCCCTCTAAAACGCTTACAAAATCACGCTCTATAGTCGTTTCTATAACCGCATTTTCGTCGTTTAGAAAATCAATCTGCTCTAAAATTTGCTTCTCATCTCTAGCCTCTACCCCAAGAGCACCCTGCCCCATCGCAGGTATCATCTCGTCAAAGCCAAATGTGTAGATGTGCGCCACTTCAGCCTTGATATTTAAGCGATTTATGCCAGCCATCGCCAAAATAATCGCGTCGAATTCACCCTCTTTTAGCTTTCTAAGTCTAGTTTGCACATTTCCACGAAGCGAGATAATCTCAAGATCAGGCCTCATGATAAGTAGCTGCATCTTACGGCGTAGGCTCGTTGTACCAACCTTTGCGCCATGTGGCAAGTCGCTAAATTTAGCAAATTTCTCACTTATCATCGCATCTCTTGTATCCTCACGTGAGCAAATCGCTGCTAGTTTAAGTCCTTCTGGAAAGACTACTGGCACATCCTTTAGGCTATGCACCGCGATGTCAGTCTCGCCTTTTAGCATGCTATCTTCAAGCTCTTTTGTAAAAAGCCCCTTGCCTCCGATCTTTGCAAGCGGCGTATCAAGGATCACGTCGCCCTTTGTCTTCATGCCAATAAGCTCAACTTTTATATCATTATGTTTTGATTCTATTCTAGCTTTGATATGCTCGCTTTGCCAAAGAGCTAAGATACTCTTTCTAGTTGCTATTTTTATCTCTTTCATCGTCTCTCCTAATTTACTCTTTTTGGCTCTTCTATGACCTCAACGTCGATAATCTCGCCCTCATCTTTTTTAGCACTCTGCTCGCTAAAATTTTGAAATTTAAACTCCTGATAGCTCTCATTTTTTGCTACATTTTTCTTAAATATCAAAGAAAAAATAACTACGGCTATACCAAAAATATCTGTTAAAATTCCTGGCAGAAACAAAAGCATTCCGCCAAAGCTAAGCCCTAACTGACTAAATAAATTTCCGCCAAGAAAGCTTTTAAGCGCCACTTGAGGCGAATTTAAGCTAGAAAATCCAGCA is a window from the Campylobacter concisus genome containing:
- a CDS encoding menaquinone biosynthesis decarboxylase is translated as MDYIKLLKENNLLRVIDEPVDIDLEIAHASYIEVKREGSQALLFKNPVCKKTGRKFAPVLTNIYGSKRALGLIFGVQPDEIAAEIEKLLKPKRPENFKEKLDFLAYLFSMRKIFTKRLKGEGECQQVKLISEDADLLSLPALKTWPHDGGAFITMGQVYTQSLDGNLQNLGMYRLQIYDKNRLGMHWQIHKDGANFFHEYKRAGKKMPVSVAIGGDPLYIWCGQAPLPKGIFELLLYGFIRKEPAKLVKSLTNEIYVPHDADYVIEGFVDTTKCELEGPFGDHTGFYTPIEPFPVMDVTAITSKHEPVFHATVVGKPPLEDKYMGWATERVFLPLLRTTVPELLDYNMPENGVFHNLILAKINTLYPAHAKQAMHAFWGVGQMSFVKHAIFVGADAPELKDYDEFTSFVLNRFGSQSVLISQGVCDQLDHASPNSCFGGKLGVDATQDFCKFSPVVLSDSELLAKFQSIAPNVKELKQFKTDTKTPICVVKFEKDCVVKELFDKLLTFREFFKLLIVVDMQNHLENPYMLLWRVTNNIDALRDIFIDGENFCVDATSKDEREGYTRGWPLQTDCDREVVADLVKRGIVKDEPELFKKFEIFG
- a CDS encoding Imm10 family immunity protein, with amino-acid sequence MFELKFKAKALTATKNSKDNYYMIGLADDKYDYKNYIIFQRPIKLKSDDDENADINGIYAECNGDVCYNA
- the hemC gene encoding hydroxymethylbilane synthase, with amino-acid sequence MKEIKIATRKSILALWQSEHIKARIESKHNDIKVELIGMKTKGDVILDTPLAKIGGKGLFTKELEDSMLKGETDIAVHSLKDVPVVFPEGLKLAAICSREDTRDAMISEKFAKFSDLPHGAKVGTTSLRRKMQLLIMRPDLEIISLRGNVQTRLRKLKEGEFDAIILAMAGINRLNIKAEVAHIYTFGFDEMIPAMGQGALGVEARDEKQILEQIDFLNDENAVIETTIERDFVSVLEGGCQVPIGISARLKGDEISIDAIVGLPDGSEFIKDSLKISKDKFQSVGKELAHKFIEKGAKELLKRAEEMA
- a CDS encoding FxsA family protein yields the protein MRFFAFLFFLIEAIFIYLFVDKFGFLNYFLEVLVSGFVGIALLLNAGFSSLNSPQVALKSFLGGNLFSQLGLSFGGMLLFLPGILTDIFGIAVVIFSLIFKKNVAKNESYQEFKFQNFSEQSAKKDEGEIIDVEVIEEPKRVN